The Etheostoma cragini isolate CJK2018 chromosome 5, CSU_Ecrag_1.0, whole genome shotgun sequence genome contains a region encoding:
- the nudt18 gene encoding LOW QUALITY PROTEIN: 8-oxo-dGDP phosphatase NUDT18 (The sequence of the model RefSeq protein was modified relative to this genomic sequence to represent the inferred CDS: deleted 1 base in 1 codon) has translation MSKQSRSSPHRTTNGDLTRSLITHDMEVMEKGWQQVEEQVERLLSGQGSEVTVCDVGLEQSKPATLRKTVSYIVCAVIFNEKEEVLMVQEAKPDCYKQWYLPAGRVEVGESLEEALRREVKEEAGFDCEPITLLLIQEQGPQWIRFNFLAKVTGGRLKSLSAADQESLQAYWWDRQSVLPLRGQDILRLIDCGLKYHQDPWHPVTLPVDLSCRHVVQRLVLVFTNAKEQIWVLLIKDPVLHLPTAAAVKTHAVTWAANMVVQEALPSAYYDQDVNTLGIFSLQHNGRQHGKTDGVCFNALVALVPDHVQRNEDGEKVEWTGTGQPPTVENPRYVWHEVQKQTLKEKLLEKTKNTSILPMHSMY, from the exons ATGTCAAAACAGAGCCGCAGCAGCCCGCACAGAACTACT AATGGAGACTTAACACGGTCGTTAATTACACACG ACATGGAGGTAATGGAGAAGGGGTGGCAGCAGGTGGAGGAGCAGGTAGAGAGGCTGCTAAGTggtcaggggtcagaggtcaccgTCTGCGACGTGGGCCTGGAGCAGAGCAAACCGGCGACTCTGAGGAAGACAGTCTCCTACATTGTCTGCGCCGTCATCTTTAATGAGAAG GAGGAGGTGCTGATGGTGCAGGAGGCAAAGCCGGACTGTTATAAGCAGTGGTACCTGCCTGCAGggagggtggaggtgggggagaGCCTGGAGGAGGCGCTGAGGAGGGAG GTGAAGGAGGAGGCGGGGTTTGACTGTGAGCCAATCACCTTGCTGCTGATCCAGGAGCAGGGACCGCAATGGATCCGGTTCAACTTCCTTGCTAAAGTAACAG GTGGGAGACTAAAaagtctgtcagcagcagatCAGGAGTCTCTTCAGGCCTACTGGTGGGACAGACAGTCTGTTCTCCCTCTGAGAGGACAAGACATTCTCCGTCTCATTGACTGCGGACTCAA ATACCACCAGGATCCCTGGCATCCTGTCACGTTACCTGTTGACCTGAGCTGCCGTCATGTTGTGCAGAGACTTGTGCTGGTCTTCACCAATGCTAAGGAACAGATTTGGGTGCTGCTTATCAAAG ACCCGGTGCTCCACCTTCCCACGGCGGCGGCGGTAAAGACTCATGCGGTGACGTGGGCAGCCAACATGGTGGTGCAGGAAGCCTTGCCGTCAGCATATTATGACCAAGATGTCAACACGCTGGGCATCTTCAGCCTGCAGCACAACGGGCGTCAGCACGGGAAGACAGACGGCGTGTGCTTCAACGCGCTGGTGGCGCTGGTGCCCGACCACGTCCAGCGCAATGAGGACGGAGAAAAGGTAGAGTGGACGGGGACGGGACAGCCTCCAACTGTTGAAAACCCTCGATACGTCTGGCACGAAGTCCAGAAACAAACACTGAAAGAGAAACTGCTGGAGAAGaccaaaaacacttccattttacCCATGCACAGCATGTACTGA
- the sdhaf1 gene encoding succinate dehydrogenase assembly factor 1, mitochondrial, which translates to MARHSKLQKQVLALYRQFLRAGQDKPGFIPRIRDEFRVNACIKKTDVMHIEYLYRRGQRQLEQLRDVNTKQLGSFSKPAEKS; encoded by the coding sequence ATGGCACGGCACAGTAAGCTGCAGAAGCAGGTCCTTGCTCTGTACCGGCAGTTTCTGCGGGCCGGTCAGGACAAACCAGGTTTCATCCCACGAATCCGTGACGAGTTCAGAGTGAATGCTTGCATCAAGAAGACAGACGTGATGCACATTGAGTATCTGTACAGGCGAGGACAGAGACAGCTGGAGCAGCTGAGGGACGTAAACACCAAACAGCTAGGCTCTTTCTCCAAACCTGCAGAGAAGAGCTGA
- the ercc6l gene encoding DNA excision repair protein ERCC-6-like isoform X1, with translation MDVSQQDGEVAEISKKLEKSLSMDTDDNMEGYHRFIQAGKDVAKQGDLKEAQKFFKLAYNIHQSQKLKSRIKKIEELLAQNDLEDEDEEFVNVNNSGLMLFKELYDKLYDYQRNGVAFLYSLYRDGRKGGILADDMGLGKTIQVISFLSGMYDSDAAKHTLLVMPTSLITNWTKEFAKWTPGMRVKEFHGVGKERTRNLEKVQRRNGVIITTYCMLINNWQQLSSYHGKEFTWDYMILDEAHKIKSTATKTAKSAAAIPSKNRVLLTGTPVQNNLKEMWALFDFACQGTLLGTAKTFKTEYENPITRAREKDATPGEKALGSRMSENLMTIIKPYFLRRTKAEVQKNKMNGTHPCEEDYSDKNSKVSNLPKDSGAVMPTLTRKNDLIVWTYLSSVQEDIYRQFLSLDHIKELLMTTRSPLAELNIMKKLCDHPRLLSAAAIAKLGLEESTAENENMEADTGSIANVSDDTLISESGKLVFLFALLERLKEEGHRTLVFAHYRKVLDIIQRILGNRGFKVLRLDGTVTQVVERERLITLFQTDKRYSVFLLTTQVGGVGITLTAANRVVIYDPSWNPATDAQAVDRAYRIGQTENVVIYRLITCGTVEEKIYRRQVFKDSLIRQNTGDKKNPFRYFSKQELKELFILEDPRSSSTQMQLQALHSRHRRTDPELDEHIAHLHSMEIFGISDHDLMYSLDVNHDEAEDQEAHHYIEGRVQKAQELMKAESELQMQMAESMASSTEPAWLRQPLDNHNRERSNEKKTKNPRPSPSYPQPDHNFNGSPVVVELDQSSSDKEAGQQNMSDRVIDLTADDSMSEEQRFVEVSQDNLAQLNLDSLKHRSVKQERSYMIEEDTAPREVIEESLMMSEASDVAAGDKADASVQELIDESTSSEDVVASAGDGSPAYITALDEDEELNGTSCSQYNSKMDFGHSHGTSLQNKRLSVLQASCSSFKAETSSRVSTGLESCEGNFHLQLEDSEMFSDYQETDAEERDLLSQLQMEGSFDINKSLSERQHGKVLGHSLNRASEMDESMNESIVATKKKRAAVIYDSEDDDDDVGGGGDDDDKSQLNNSFQALGASTPKSAPSRPTPLRSRKSVGGNTSVASRRSLLLSIIDDMENHNEAMTDEDEEDNGVSERHSDEAEEVNEIGSSLDELQLEKSVGETLNTEGEEEEEEEDNDDDDDDYSESADSTDVSGQEMSSNMEQSTSEPELASSERMDQCTTDAGVKTKPSVEEESFDSLVIKGKACHSQGKPDDALGFFLRAIDIKPGDPEIQLMTIQLYRQLSQRS, from the exons ATGGATGTCTCTCAACAAGATGGTGAAGTTGCGGAGATTTCAAAGAAACTGGAAAA GTCTTTGTCTATGGATACAGATGACAACATGGAAGGCTACCACAG attcATTCAAGCTGGTAAAGATGTTGCCAAACAAGGGGACCTGAAAGAAGCTCAGAAGTTCTTCAAACTGGCGTACAACATTCACCAGAGTCAAAAACTTAAAAGCAGGATAAAGAAAATTGAAGAACTTCTTGCTCAGAATGATTtggaggatgaagatgaagagttTGTCAATGTTAACAACAGTGGTTTAATGCTTTTCAAAGAGTTATATGACAAGCTTTATGACTACCAAAGAAATGGAGTGGCCTTCTTATACAGCCTCTACAGAGATGGTCGTAAAGGTGGGATCCTTGCAGATGACATGGGCCTTGGTAAAACCATCCAGGTGATATCATTTCTCTCTGGCATGTACGACAGTGATGCGGCtaaacacacactgctggtCATGCCAACTTCACTCATCACAAACTGGACGAAGGAGTTTGCCAAATGGACTCCTGGCATGAGGGTGAAGGAGTTTCACGGTGTGGGCAAAGAGAGGACCAGGAATTTGGAGAAAGTTCAAAGAAGAAATGGCGTCATCAtcaccacatactgtatgcttaTAAACAACTGGCAGCAATTGTCATCATACCATGGTAAAGAGTTCACATGGGACTACATGATCCTGGATGAGGCGCACAAGATCAAATCCACGGCAACCAAAACAGCCAAAAGTGCTGCTGCCATACCATCAAAAAACCGAGTTCTCCTCACAGGCACTCCAGTCCAGAACAACCTAAAAGAAATGTGGGCTCTCTTTGACTTTGCTTGCCAAGGCACTCTCCTCGGCACAgctaaaacattcaaaacagagTATGAGAACCCCATCACCCGGGCCCGAGAGAAGGACGCCACTCCGGGGGAAAAGGCTCTCGGGTCTCGGATGTCTGAGAACCTCATGACCATCATAAAACCCTACTTTCTCCGCAGGACAAAAGCAGAAgtgcaaaagaacaaaatgaacGGCACACATCCATGCGAAGAGGACTATTCAGACAAGAACAGCAAAGTTTCAAACCTTCCAAAAGACTCTGGAGCAGTCATGCCCACGCTGACGAGAAAGAACGACCTGATTGTCTGGACTTACCTGAGCTCTGTTCAGGAAGACATATACAGGCAGTTCCTTTCCCTAGACCACATCAAAGAGCTGCTCATGACCACCAGATCACCTCTAGCTGAAttaaacataatgaaaaaaCTGTGTGACCACCCAAGACTGCTTTCTGCTGCAGCCATAGCCAAGTTAGGCTTGGAGGAAAGTAcagctgaaaatgaaaacatggagGCAGACACAGGCAGCATCGCAAACGTGTCTGACGACACCTTAATATCTGAGTCTGGAAAActtgtctttctgtttgcaCTGCTTGAAAGGCTCAAAGAAGAAGGCCACCGCACACTTGTCTTTGCTCATTACAGGAAAGTGCTTGACATCATTCAACGCATTCTGGGCAACCGAGGATTCAAAGTATTGAGACTGGATGGCACAGTAACACAGGTTGTAGAGAGAGAGCGGCTTATTACTCTGTTCCAGACAGACAAACGTTACTCTGTCTTCCTCCTGACCACCCAGGTTGGAGGAGTTGGCATCACTTTGACGGCAGCAAATCGAGTCGTGATCTATGACCCCAGCTGGAACCCAGCAACAGACGCCCAAGCTGTTGACAGGGCGTACCGCATCGGCCAGACtgaaaatgttgtcatttaCAGGCTGATAACGTGCGGCACGGTGGAGGAGAAGATCTACAGACGGCAGGTTTTCAAAGACTCTCTAATCAGACAGAATACTGGGGACAAAAAGAACCCTTTTCGGTACTTCAGCAAGCAAGAGCTGAAGGAGCTCTTCATTCTGGAGGACCCACGGTCCTCATCCACACAGATGCAGCTTCAGGCTCTCCACTCCAGACACCGGCGGACAGACCCTGAACTGGATGAGCACATTGCCCACCTCCACTCCATGGAGATCTTTGGGATCTCTGACCACGACCTGATGTATTCTCTCGATGTCAACCATGACGAGGCCGAGGACCAAGAGGCGCACCACTACATTGAAGGGAGGGTCCAGAAGGCCCAAGAGCTGATGAAGGCTGAGTCAGAATTACAGATGCAGATGGCAGAGAGCATGGCATCAAGCACAGAACCAGCCTGGCTCAGACAACCACTGGACAATCACAACAGAGAGCGTTCTAatgagaagaagacaaaaaatcCGAGACCAAGTCCTTCCTATCCACAGCCTGACCACAACTTCAATGGGTCACCTGTTGTGGTGGAGTTGGACCAGTCGAGTTCTGACAAGGAGGCCGGCCAACAGAATATGAGTGACCGAGTCATTGATCTTACTGCAGATGACAGTATGTCAGAAGAACAACGTTTTGTAGAAGTAAGCCAAGACAACCTTGCCCAGCTGAACCTGGATTCCCTAAAACACCGGTCTGTCAAGCAGGAGAGAAGTTACATGATAGAAGAAGACACTGCTCCTCGGGAGGTGATCGAGGAGTCTTTGATGATGTCAGAGGCCAGTGATGTTGCAGCTGGTGATAAGGCAGATGCCTCTGTTCAAGAGCTAATAGATGAGTCTACATCGTCTGAGGATGTAGTAGCTTCAGCAGGTGATGGCAGCCCTGCATACATTACAGCACTTGATGAAGATGAGGAGCTAAACGGAACTTCATGTTCACAATACAACTCTAAGATGGACTTTGGGCATTCTCATGGCACATCCCTGCAAAACAAACGACTTTCTGTCTTGCAAGCATCCTGTTCAAGCTTTAAAGCAGAAACATCATCAAGAGTCAGTACGGGGCTTGAATCCTGTGAAGGCAACTTCCATTTACAGCTTGAGGACAGTGAGATGTTCTCAGACTATCAAGAGACTGATGCAGAGGAGAGGGACCTGCTGTCGCAGCTGCAGATGGAGGGGAGTTTTGACATAAATAAATCCCTTTCTGAGAGACAACATGGAAAAGTGCTCGGCCACAGCCTTAACAGGGCCTCTGAAATGGACGAGTCAATGAATGAATCCATTGTGGCTACCAAGAAGAAAAGAGCAGCAGTTATTTATGATagtgaggatgatgatgatgatgttggtggtggtggtgatgatgatgataagaGTCAACTCAACAACTCCTTCCAGGCTCTTGGAGCATCAACACCTAAATCTGCGCCATCTCGCCCCACCCCTCTCAGGTCAAGAAAGAGTGTGGGAGGAAACACCTCCGTGGCCTCACGCCGGTCCCTCCTCTTGTCCATCATCGACGATATGGAGAACCACAACGAAGCGATGACtgatgaggatgaagaagatAATGGTGTTTCAGAGAGGCATTCTGATGAGGCCGAAGAGGTCAACGAGATTGGTTCATCTCTGGATGAGCTTCAGCTGGAGAAGTCTGTTGGAGAAACATTAAACACAGAgggtgaggaggaagaagaagaggaggataatgatgatgatgatgatgattactCTGAGTCAGCAGATTCTACCGATGTGTCGGGACAGGAAATGAGCAGCAACATGGAGCAGTCAACCAGCGAGCCTGAGCTAGCCTCCTCAGAGAGGATGGATCAGTGCACCACTGATGCAGGAGTCAAGACAAAGCCTTCCGTCGAGGAAGAGAGTTTCGACTCCCTGGTTATTAAAGGAAAGGCGTGCCACAGCCAAGGGAAGCCGGACGACGCCCTGGGCTTCTTCCTGAGGGCTATCGACATCAAACCTGGAGATCCTGAGATTCAGCTCATGACCATCCAACTGTACCGACAGCTGAGTCAGAGGAGTTAA
- the ercc6l gene encoding DNA excision repair protein ERCC-6-like isoform X2: protein MIKSTATKTAKSAAAIPSKNRVLLTGTPVQNNLKEMWALFDFACQGTLLGTAKTFKTEYENPITRAREKDATPGEKALGSRMSENLMTIIKPYFLRRTKAEVQKNKMNGTHPCEEDYSDKNSKVSNLPKDSGAVMPTLTRKNDLIVWTYLSSVQEDIYRQFLSLDHIKELLMTTRSPLAELNIMKKLCDHPRLLSAAAIAKLGLEESTAENENMEADTGSIANVSDDTLISESGKLVFLFALLERLKEEGHRTLVFAHYRKVLDIIQRILGNRGFKVLRLDGTVTQVVERERLITLFQTDKRYSVFLLTTQVGGVGITLTAANRVVIYDPSWNPATDAQAVDRAYRIGQTENVVIYRLITCGTVEEKIYRRQVFKDSLIRQNTGDKKNPFRYFSKQELKELFILEDPRSSSTQMQLQALHSRHRRTDPELDEHIAHLHSMEIFGISDHDLMYSLDVNHDEAEDQEAHHYIEGRVQKAQELMKAESELQMQMAESMASSTEPAWLRQPLDNHNRERSNEKKTKNPRPSPSYPQPDHNFNGSPVVVELDQSSSDKEAGQQNMSDRVIDLTADDSMSEEQRFVEVSQDNLAQLNLDSLKHRSVKQERSYMIEEDTAPREVIEESLMMSEASDVAAGDKADASVQELIDESTSSEDVVASAGDGSPAYITALDEDEELNGTSCSQYNSKMDFGHSHGTSLQNKRLSVLQASCSSFKAETSSRVSTGLESCEGNFHLQLEDSEMFSDYQETDAEERDLLSQLQMEGSFDINKSLSERQHGKVLGHSLNRASEMDESMNESIVATKKKRAAVIYDSEDDDDDVGGGGDDDDKSQLNNSFQALGASTPKSAPSRPTPLRSRKSVGGNTSVASRRSLLLSIIDDMENHNEAMTDEDEEDNGVSERHSDEAEEVNEIGSSLDELQLEKSVGETLNTEGEEEEEEEDNDDDDDDYSESADSTDVSGQEMSSNMEQSTSEPELASSERMDQCTTDAGVKTKPSVEEESFDSLVIKGKACHSQGKPDDALGFFLRAIDIKPGDPEIQLMTIQLYRQLSQRS from the exons ATG ATCAAATCCACGGCAACCAAAACAGCCAAAAGTGCTGCTGCCATACCATCAAAAAACCGAGTTCTCCTCACAGGCACTCCAGTCCAGAACAACCTAAAAGAAATGTGGGCTCTCTTTGACTTTGCTTGCCAAGGCACTCTCCTCGGCACAgctaaaacattcaaaacagagTATGAGAACCCCATCACCCGGGCCCGAGAGAAGGACGCCACTCCGGGGGAAAAGGCTCTCGGGTCTCGGATGTCTGAGAACCTCATGACCATCATAAAACCCTACTTTCTCCGCAGGACAAAAGCAGAAgtgcaaaagaacaaaatgaacGGCACACATCCATGCGAAGAGGACTATTCAGACAAGAACAGCAAAGTTTCAAACCTTCCAAAAGACTCTGGAGCAGTCATGCCCACGCTGACGAGAAAGAACGACCTGATTGTCTGGACTTACCTGAGCTCTGTTCAGGAAGACATATACAGGCAGTTCCTTTCCCTAGACCACATCAAAGAGCTGCTCATGACCACCAGATCACCTCTAGCTGAAttaaacataatgaaaaaaCTGTGTGACCACCCAAGACTGCTTTCTGCTGCAGCCATAGCCAAGTTAGGCTTGGAGGAAAGTAcagctgaaaatgaaaacatggagGCAGACACAGGCAGCATCGCAAACGTGTCTGACGACACCTTAATATCTGAGTCTGGAAAActtgtctttctgtttgcaCTGCTTGAAAGGCTCAAAGAAGAAGGCCACCGCACACTTGTCTTTGCTCATTACAGGAAAGTGCTTGACATCATTCAACGCATTCTGGGCAACCGAGGATTCAAAGTATTGAGACTGGATGGCACAGTAACACAGGTTGTAGAGAGAGAGCGGCTTATTACTCTGTTCCAGACAGACAAACGTTACTCTGTCTTCCTCCTGACCACCCAGGTTGGAGGAGTTGGCATCACTTTGACGGCAGCAAATCGAGTCGTGATCTATGACCCCAGCTGGAACCCAGCAACAGACGCCCAAGCTGTTGACAGGGCGTACCGCATCGGCCAGACtgaaaatgttgtcatttaCAGGCTGATAACGTGCGGCACGGTGGAGGAGAAGATCTACAGACGGCAGGTTTTCAAAGACTCTCTAATCAGACAGAATACTGGGGACAAAAAGAACCCTTTTCGGTACTTCAGCAAGCAAGAGCTGAAGGAGCTCTTCATTCTGGAGGACCCACGGTCCTCATCCACACAGATGCAGCTTCAGGCTCTCCACTCCAGACACCGGCGGACAGACCCTGAACTGGATGAGCACATTGCCCACCTCCACTCCATGGAGATCTTTGGGATCTCTGACCACGACCTGATGTATTCTCTCGATGTCAACCATGACGAGGCCGAGGACCAAGAGGCGCACCACTACATTGAAGGGAGGGTCCAGAAGGCCCAAGAGCTGATGAAGGCTGAGTCAGAATTACAGATGCAGATGGCAGAGAGCATGGCATCAAGCACAGAACCAGCCTGGCTCAGACAACCACTGGACAATCACAACAGAGAGCGTTCTAatgagaagaagacaaaaaatcCGAGACCAAGTCCTTCCTATCCACAGCCTGACCACAACTTCAATGGGTCACCTGTTGTGGTGGAGTTGGACCAGTCGAGTTCTGACAAGGAGGCCGGCCAACAGAATATGAGTGACCGAGTCATTGATCTTACTGCAGATGACAGTATGTCAGAAGAACAACGTTTTGTAGAAGTAAGCCAAGACAACCTTGCCCAGCTGAACCTGGATTCCCTAAAACACCGGTCTGTCAAGCAGGAGAGAAGTTACATGATAGAAGAAGACACTGCTCCTCGGGAGGTGATCGAGGAGTCTTTGATGATGTCAGAGGCCAGTGATGTTGCAGCTGGTGATAAGGCAGATGCCTCTGTTCAAGAGCTAATAGATGAGTCTACATCGTCTGAGGATGTAGTAGCTTCAGCAGGTGATGGCAGCCCTGCATACATTACAGCACTTGATGAAGATGAGGAGCTAAACGGAACTTCATGTTCACAATACAACTCTAAGATGGACTTTGGGCATTCTCATGGCACATCCCTGCAAAACAAACGACTTTCTGTCTTGCAAGCATCCTGTTCAAGCTTTAAAGCAGAAACATCATCAAGAGTCAGTACGGGGCTTGAATCCTGTGAAGGCAACTTCCATTTACAGCTTGAGGACAGTGAGATGTTCTCAGACTATCAAGAGACTGATGCAGAGGAGAGGGACCTGCTGTCGCAGCTGCAGATGGAGGGGAGTTTTGACATAAATAAATCCCTTTCTGAGAGACAACATGGAAAAGTGCTCGGCCACAGCCTTAACAGGGCCTCTGAAATGGACGAGTCAATGAATGAATCCATTGTGGCTACCAAGAAGAAAAGAGCAGCAGTTATTTATGATagtgaggatgatgatgatgatgttggtggtggtggtgatgatgatgataagaGTCAACTCAACAACTCCTTCCAGGCTCTTGGAGCATCAACACCTAAATCTGCGCCATCTCGCCCCACCCCTCTCAGGTCAAGAAAGAGTGTGGGAGGAAACACCTCCGTGGCCTCACGCCGGTCCCTCCTCTTGTCCATCATCGACGATATGGAGAACCACAACGAAGCGATGACtgatgaggatgaagaagatAATGGTGTTTCAGAGAGGCATTCTGATGAGGCCGAAGAGGTCAACGAGATTGGTTCATCTCTGGATGAGCTTCAGCTGGAGAAGTCTGTTGGAGAAACATTAAACACAGAgggtgaggaggaagaagaagaggaggataatgatgatgatgatgatgattactCTGAGTCAGCAGATTCTACCGATGTGTCGGGACAGGAAATGAGCAGCAACATGGAGCAGTCAACCAGCGAGCCTGAGCTAGCCTCCTCAGAGAGGATGGATCAGTGCACCACTGATGCAGGAGTCAAGACAAAGCCTTCCGTCGAGGAAGAGAGTTTCGACTCCCTGGTTATTAAAGGAAAGGCGTGCCACAGCCAAGGGAAGCCGGACGACGCCCTGGGCTTCTTCCTGAGGGCTATCGACATCAAACCTGGAGATCCTGAGATTCAGCTCATGACCATCCAACTGTACCGACAGCTGAGTCAGAGGAGTTAA